A stretch of DNA from Schistocerca americana isolate TAMUIC-IGC-003095 chromosome 3, iqSchAmer2.1, whole genome shotgun sequence:
TATTGTTTTTGTTAACGGTTTCTGGTGAGTGCTCGCAATTTGACACGCTTCCTCTTTTTCCGCAGGTACTGTCGCTGCAACACAACAGCGCGATGCACTTGGGCTGTGGGAAGGCGGCAGCTAGGTGACAGGAGCTGCACTTTCGGTGTGCGTGAGTACAGTGTGCGGTGCGCGCTTAGGCGGCGGGGCGGGCTATTTGCGTCCACGGCCGACCATTGTCCCTCTGCGGGTAGGGACGCCTGCCAAACAGACGCTGCAGGTCAGGGGGGCGGCGCAAGTGCCACATGGCTAACCTAACCGAGAAGCGCTGTAGCGGTGTACAAGTAAGAAGGTGGCTGCGCTGTGCATTCTGCGCAGGGAGGGCCGGAAGGTGCTTTTGCGGCGACGCCGTCGTTTCTCTCTGTTTCTGTTCCACGCCACGCGTTACTGGAAACGCTGCGGATGGCGCCTCGTCGGTCCACTGCTTCTGCATAGATAAATTTATATACTTGGAAAACCCTCGGTTTCGTTTCTTAACGCGACATTTGCGTCTGCTTTATGCCACTTATAACGGATGCTACAGTGGCTAAGTACCCTTGCCATTCGTGAACTAACGCGAAAATCAACACTGTACGTTCTACAAACGCTCTGAAGCGCACGATAAAGGCAGACGCGCAGAATGACACCATTAGCTGGATTATGACGTCGTACACTGCTCTTTGCCAATGtgcgtcacccccccccccacccccacaccccaccCGCCTACTTAAGTGCACACAgctttctttcctgtgtttttatcTATTGTCATTGCGTAAGTTTAGCTGTttacagtgcctgacaaaaaagtaCAACACCCAAAAGGCCTGATTGGATGTCCATTTAACTTAGTGCAAGTACACACCATCAGCGTGTAAGTAAATTATTAGAATTAGGATTCAATTTGAcagatagaacggccaccagaatgcATCAGCATTTTCGTGTTTACTCTTGTTTCCAGGCGTGGTAGGATACGTAAGGGGCGTGATTTATCACTGTGAAGGACAGGGAGATGCTGCATACTCGTGCGAGTGAGCGTTATGAGCATCTGATAAGAGTTTGGAAAGGGTCTCGTTGTGTGTCTCAATTTTGCTGGCTGGTCGAATCGCGAGTATCCGTGTTTGTGAAGTATTCGGACGAGACAGAAGCCAGATAGTCAGGGCATGTCTTCTCGGCTCCGGTCAATCACATCTGACTACCACAAGGCagaatcgccatattgtgcacgaaGCACATCGTTACCgctccacatctgcgcctgccatccgagaacaagtaatagactcaccttaacattctgtgtcatcccgtacCACTGGTCGGAGAacagctgccattaacaccacagcacaaacagcTTTGCATGGGGTGGCGCCAGGGGCCGGGAAAGACGGGGTGCTTGTGAATGACGTCGCATTGCGTTCAGGGATGAATCTCGGTTCTGCACTACCCGTGTTTGCCATCGTCGGCGAGTAAGACGGCAACTTTGGAAGAGGTCCCAGTTTTCCAGTGTTTTGAAGAAGTATAGCGGTGTCACTCTTGGTTATGCTGTGGGGAGTCGTCGGGcgtgtcacggctggtagtgatggaGTGAGCTCTAGCAGCATAACGGTACGTCGCGGACATCCTGCGCTctcttgtgttacctctcatgcgaagtATGGTTTGTGCCATTTTTCAATGGGgaagtgctcgtccacacatgtcACGTGTCTATGTGAGCTGTCTACGTGATGCTGAAGTCCTGCCGTGGCCAACAAAATCTCCAAATCTGTCCTCGATAGAACTTgtatgggaccagctcggacgttaaCTCCGTGCCAGTGCTACTGGTCAGGCTGTTAACCTTACACTTGTAAGCCTGTTTGCCTCAGGAGAGAAGACTGCGGCcttatgacacctttcccaaccgaGTTAGTGCATTCGACCAGGCCAGACGGGGTGCATCGTCATACTAGTAAGTACCCTTGTGCTGCCAAGTTCTTCCTAAATCTGATTTAGTTTTGTAATCACTGGTATAATATCATATACTCTCTCAACCCTTGAAGTTTCACTTCGTTGCATCCTCCCCTCCTGGGtggttcacttttttttgtcagacagtatattctttttttctttgcttttatttcaCCTATGAAGATTAGGACCTTGAGACATTCCTGATAAAAGCACACTGCAGTATCCGTAGTAATTGAGCAGTAAatgataataatcataataataatagtataattAAGGATATTTCGGATTTCAGCAGTGTCAGTGAAATTAACATTGTGTGCACTACTTTCCTCGTTATAGTCTTCTCGAATGCGAGTAATGGCATCTAATAGAAATGTACTGAAGCAGCGCAAAACAATGCAAAACTGGAAAAGGAATTCACTggtgagaaagagagggagagtgagagagagagagagagagagagagagagagagagagagagagagacggagggcgGGAGAGAGCGAGAAATGATAAGTTAATGGTAGCAGACGAGATGCCTAGAAGAAATCAGATATAGATAGGGATGAAAACAGCTTGGAAACGCTGAGGCGGGAGCTACGTGAATGATAAACAGACAAAACTTTTAGTCTCCTCAGAATACCGTTTGGATCGTTGAGACCTTCCATTCGAGATAGTTGACTCTGAACTGCAAAGTTCGTGCATTTTGTGAATCGGGTAACCGAGCGAGTTCGCCTAGTGATGGTTCCACTAAATTCCTTAATGCAAATGACGGAATGCTTCCTTTAAAAAGGACAGTACcgtattccttccccatccttccttagtcCGGGCTTATTATTTCAGTGTGCAGTAACTGTGTTTGCAGTTCGCGTTAATGATGTTCCTACAGGCATACATCCATGTCTGAAGCGATAGACTCTACTTGGCGATCCACAACTGCTGTTTAAATATTAGGAGATTTTATTCTCAAACTGCAAATCTAAATTGACTCCAGCTGTACTATTTATTGGtgatatatgaaaatttgtgccggacctggcCTCGAACCCGCATTTGCCACTTATCGCGATCAGTCGCCTTGATCGCTGCTGCCATCCGTGCACGCAATTTTAAGTTATGAATGTGAGGGATTATGGTATAGCGATGTTTGTTGATAGTGTGACATGAGGAAGTTTGGGTCGGTGTGGGAGGCGTGTAAGGGTAACCGAAGTTTTTAAGGCAACCgttagcgataagcgggaaattcgggttcgagtcccggttcgacgCAAATTTTCATATATCACCAATAAATATTACAGCTGCAATCAAATTACATTCGCAGTTCTAAGTAGTGGATCACATTGAAATCTCGCGAACGTAATACAGGGTGTgtcgaaaagaatcatccgattttaagaaaaagaTCATTACTTCTCTGTTATATGAGATATGTgcgagaacaacgtactgttggaaagagcaaactctcgagttttaaatGGTGTCCGCTAGGCAGCAGcaatgtgcgcccacttcagttctagtaaaaatggtgtctggacaacagaaagcgttttgtgttctactttttgtgcagtgcgggtcagtaataactgttcagcgtgacttccgTACTGTGTATGGTGTGGAGTCTCCTACAGCACAGAAAATTAGACGGTGGCATTAACAATTCCGAGAAAAAGGTTGTTCGTGTAAAGGCAAATCGTCGGGCCGTCTCCCAGGGTCTGACACAGACGTCGCAcgtatccgccatagtttcacaaggagtccgccgaaatccgttcgccgtgcagctcgacatgcCCCCGATGTCTGTCTGGCCTGTGtggcgtcgacgtttacacatgaaaccatacaaaattcagctactgcaagatcttcgtgaaggtgacagacAAGaaagtgtggagttctgtaatttctttctttgctaaatgaaggacgacagttttcttccacgcttagtgtttggtGACTAGGcaatattccatttaaatggaaagatgaaccGTCATAATATGAGAAtttggggtacggaacaaccacatgaagctgtataacacgagagggactctccaaaatttaatgtgttttgtgcagtttcacgggaaaacgtctgtggtccatttttctttgccgagagcactgttacagaaagcacatatctcgatatgcttgagaactttcttttcctactggtggagactgattcgaatgacttcatttaccaacaggatggggcaccaccacaccGGCATCTGTAAGTGCGGAAATTCTTAAATCAAAGGATTATTCAACGATGAATTGGTCGCACTGGACTAAATGATTCAACCGTACATTacaggcctccaaggtcaccggacctggttGTATGTGATTATTTCGTGTCTGGGTTTATaagagactctgtttatgtgctcccgttaccaacaacaatgattgaactgagacatcacataacagcagctgtggaagctctaACTCAAGACATACTCGCTGCTGCGGGGGAACAATTtcaatactgcattgacatatgccgtgcatttcaaggggggggggggatgttgaatacgtctgaaaaggtatgaaaaaaacttttgagattcacgttcattaaaaaacaaaattcattgtatatgtttattggtttctgaaatatagacgtgccaaatcggatgattcttttttagaTACCCTGTAAATTAATTTCCATATAGCTATCTAGTGATGCAGGACTGAGTTGtaaattttccattttatttattcaCGGGAAGAACTATATCATAGTGCTGTACTAATGGCATACTGACGATTTTCTGATACCCAGTAGAAGACTAGTCattatcttttatttcaatcaacAGTCACCATGAATTTGTCACAGTTGGCAGAAGAACAAGAGAATGCACCATCAGTGTctctaaaagagaaaaaaaactgcaaccagccacacGTGTCGATGAATGAGTCTTTGTTTTGCAGCTGTGCTGTTATTCTTGAAGTTGATTttgatatattttgtaataaaattttctgGTAGACACGTTTTGTTAAACATAACAGCAAGGGTTGCTTTCGTTGATTGGAATTCATTCGAAAAGTGTGGTTATTAGAGTTTTTTCTTCAATGATGTTTAGGAAAACATCTTCGGTGTTCTCACTTGTCATCGATAAAATAGTGGCGAACGATTTAGTTGCAGCATCTAGTGAGATACGTATCTTTGCGTCCAAAAGGCCAAAGGTCAAAATATGTGGGAACACTATGTAACAGAAGCACTTTCGTGGAAGCTTTGTTGTTTTAATCGTCTTCACACTATTGACAAGTTTTAAGTTGTGGTAATTTCCCACAGTGCTGAACTAATTTCATGAAGTGATAGCATGAGTTACTGTTAATGGCGTTCGTCCCTGGGATGGAGATTCTAAACTCGGCAACCCTCCATGGCGCTTTTCTAGAGGAGCAAGCTGGACACAATTTCAGTCTCTCCCTACTCATTACCATTATCAACTCAACCATGACACTACAAAGTACACATAGTCATTACAGATACATATCAAGTTAATATTCACATCAGTGCTTCGAGCGAtgaccccctccctctctccccacttACTTGTTGCTTTTTATTGTAAGTTGCCAGTGTTTATAAATACAGTGGAGCAGTGagttaaattcaaatggttcaaatgactctgagcactatgggacttaacataggaggtcatcagtcccctagaacttaggactacttaaacctaactaacccctaggacatcacacacatccatgcccaaggcaggattcgaacctgcgaccgtagcggtcgcgcggttccagactgaagcgcctagaaccgctcggccacaccagccggcgagcaGTGAGTTACAGGCGACGACGCCCAGCTGTACGTAATTTTTAAAGCGGATATTTCTTGAGCTTGTGAAAACACTCCGGACACATATGTCTCTGCTCAATAGTCAGTCTTGTTGTTTGTGGTGCCAGTAGAAAGCATCAAAGGTCCCGCCTGCTGCTAGCTGAGGAAAACCGTACCAGCTGTCGGCTAGTTAAGGATGGCTCGTCTCTCTTCTCGAGAGGCGTTGCAACAGGGCTGTGGCCAGTCACTTATCACTCCGATGCTTGCAGTTGTCTTTTGCGAACTGCAGATAACGCTCACCCTTGGACTGGACTGCTCCGAGAGTAGTCTTCCACTCGCGTCCACCATTCACTATAAATATCCACATTTTGTTTTTCAGATGCTTTTCTGGAGCTTGTCCATTCCAACACTTGCTCTCAGGAAGGACGACTTCTTTtgatttaaataataaagataCTAGA
This window harbors:
- the LOC124607420 gene encoding uncharacterized protein LOC124607420; this translates as MAGWSPNSPSVFPEPLQRWSYFTVPQYCRCNTTARCTWAVGRRQLGDRSCTFGVREYSVRCALRRRGGLFASTADHCPSAGRDACQTDAAGQGGGASATWLT